One segment of Chelonia mydas isolate rCheMyd1 chromosome 13, rCheMyd1.pri.v2, whole genome shotgun sequence DNA contains the following:
- the OGFR gene encoding opioid growth factor receptor isoform X2: protein MAAWMRFGGLEDGEKKEWCSWEYDSTWESEEEEEEEEGKEPQEARADRKEEESLSGWLRVSHQASGAQVTPPTGLSEQRRPAASSIGYRGFEFSTGRNWTAAKDMQRYRHCYPGLKEREPDAEEEEMWNLSFYKNEIHFLPHGLLIDELLEAWQEDYETLEENHSYIQWLFPLRERGMNWRAKPLTCKEIQAFKKSEEVMQRFIRAYKLMLGFYGINLIDQGTGEVQRAENWCQRFRNLDRFSHNNLRITRILKCLGEMGYERYQVCLVKFFLTETLVYQTLPNVKRSALDYFIFTIRNKQKRRELIHYAWMHFKPQNRFAWGPHKKLQKYKPPLKSQHCQKAEEERESIQDKEAVVKNETNPPNREEKVGDAAYPKTNKVTDECTSEEQSKCGAMYVAERGDNVEEKEASLPQLEEKVLSEDLVGMGRGAESECLKESKKRKLEMSRLTGKCTGLLKSPTDIEKISYNLGEFAINQETTETHPALPEKGDQVTAEEGDVSSEDLKASESSDAPVKRRKVDEAMPENSTVNVAINLDTDTTTCNVQATKPGTMGCGAEKGEVSEEDKVVEEINVKTENDAEGANVNSLPGSETNESGLPSLAGGGSVLCEANSEIQNEGHQCNEALTVSESQVDNREQKEGADGVNARGETKTPDKNQSQEGLQQSMVASCPEKVSVRDIAQKMDHFEDSAELNDQQTMAERGKTIAIAPELGEEEGQ from the exons ATGGCGGCGTGGATGAGGTTCGGGGGGCTGGAGGATGGCGAGAAGAAAGAGTGGTGCTCCTGGGAGTACGACTCCACCTGGGAaagcgaggaggaggaagaggaagaagaagggaAGGAGCCGCAGGAGGCCCGAGCCgacagaaaggaggaggagtCCTTGTCAGGGTGGTTGAGAGTCTCCCACCAGGCCAGCGGCGCACAGGTGACTCCTCCGACTGGGCTTTCT gagCAAAGAAGACCAGCTGCCTCATCGATTGGTTATAGAGGTTTTGAG TTCTCGACTGGACGCAACTGGACAGCCGCAAAAGATATGCAGAGATACAGGCATTGTTATCCG GGTTTGAAAGAAAGGGAACCTGATGCTGAAGAGGAGGAGATGTGGAATTTAAGTTTTTACAAAAACGAAATTCACTTTTTGCCTCACG GCTTACTTATTGATGAGCTCCTTGAAGCTTGGCAGGAGGATTACGAGACTCTGGAAGAAAATCATTCTTATATACAATG GTTGTTTCCTTTGCGTGAACGTGGGATGAACTGGCGTGCAAAGCCTCTCACATGTAAAGAAATTCAG GCCTTTAAGAAATCCGAGGAAGTTATGCAAAGATTCATTAGAGCTTACAAACTCATGCTGGGTTTTTATGGAATAAACTTGATAGATCAAGGAACAGGAGAAGTGCAAAGAGCAGAAAACTGGTGTCAGAGATTCCGCAACCTTGATCG GTTTAGTCACAACAATTTGCGGATAACTCGTATTTTGAAGTGTCTGGGAGAGATGGGGTATGAACGCTATCAAGTATGCCTGGTTAAGTTTTTCCTAACAGAGACGCTTGTTTACCAAACACTCCCAAACGTTAAGAGAAGTGCCTTGGATTACTTCATCTTCACCATCAGAAACAAGCAGAAGCGAAGGGAACTGATACACTATGCATGGATGCACTTTAAACCTCAGAATAGGTTTGCATGGGGGCCTCATAAGAAACTCCAGAAATATAAACCTCCGTTAAAGTCTCAGCACTGCCAAAAGgctgaggaagagagggaatCCATCCAAGATAAAGAAGCAGTGGTAAAGAATGAAACCAATCCTCCAAACAGGGAGGAGAAAGTTGGAGATGCTGCATACCCCAAAACTAACAAGGTGACTGATGAATGTACCTCAGAGGAGCAAAGTAAGTGTGGTGCCATGTACGTTGCAGAGCGAGGAGACAACGTAGAGGAGAAAGAAGCCTCACTTCCCCAGCTAGAAGAGAAGGTTCTGAGTGAGGATCTTGTGGGCATGGGGCGTGGAGCAGAGAGTGAATGCCTAAAGGAAAGCAAGAAAAGAAAGCTTGAGATGAGCAGATTAACTGGTAAGTGCACAGGGCTATTGAAAAGTCCCACTGATATTGAGAAGATCTCTTATAACCTCGGGGAATTTGCTATCAATCAAGAGACCACGGAGACTCATCCAGCATTGCCAGAAAAGGGTGACCAAGTAACAGCTGAAGAAGGCGACGTCAGTAGTGAAGACTTAAAGGCGTCTGAGTCATCTGATGCACCTGTAAAAAGAAGGAAAGTTGATGAGGCAATGCCAGAAAACAGTACCGTAAATGTGGCAATAAACCTGGACACTGACACCACTACCTGCAACGTCCAAGCAACAAAGCCAGGGACCAtgggctgtggggctgagaaAGGAGAAGTTAGTGAGGAAGACAAGGTTGTGGAAGAAATTAATGTTAAAACTGAGAATGATGCTGAAGGTGCAAATGTGAATTCATTGCCTGGTTCTGAGACTAATGAGTCTGGCTTGCCTTCTCTGGCAGGTGGTGGCTCAGTCCTATGTGAAGCAAATTCAGAAATACAAAATGAGGGGCATCAATGTAATGAAGCTCTAACAGTAAGTGAAAGCCAGGTAGATAACAGAGAACAGAAAGAAGGGGCAGACGGTGTCAATGCAAGAGGGGAAACAAAAACCCCAGACAAGAACCAGAGCCAAGAGGGTCTTCAGCAGAGCATGGTGGCATCTTGTCCTGAAAAAGTCAGTGTTAGGGACATAGCACAAAAAATGGATCACTTTGAGGATTCAGCAGAACTGAatgatcagcagacaatggcagagCGTGGAAAAACCATTGCGATAGcaccagagctgggggaggaggaaggacagTGA
- the OGFR gene encoding opioid growth factor receptor isoform X4, translating into MFLRKVLSHLNLSDAQEQRRPAASSIGYRGFEFSTGRNWTAAKDMQRYRHCYPGLKEREPDAEEEEMWNLSFYKNEIHFLPHGLLIDELLEAWQEDYETLEENHSYIQWLFPLRERGMNWRAKPLTCKEIQAFKKSEEVMQRFIRAYKLMLGFYGINLIDQGTGEVQRAENWCQRFRNLDRFSHNNLRITRILKCLGEMGYERYQVCLVKFFLTETLVYQTLPNVKRSALDYFIFTIRNKQKRRELIHYAWMHFKPQNRFAWGPHKKLQKYKPPLKSQHCQKAEEERESIQDKEAVVKNETNPPNREEKVGDAAYPKTNKVTDECTSEEQSKCGAMYVAERGDNVEEKEASLPQLEEKVLSEDLVGMGRGAESECLKESKKRKLEMSRLTGKCTGLLKSPTDIEKISYNLGEFAINQETTETHPALPEKGDQVTAEEGDVSSEDLKASESSDAPVKRRKVDEAMPENSTVNVAINLDTDTTTCNVQATKPGTMGCGAEKGEVSEEDKVVEEINVKTENDAEGANVNSLPGSETNESGLPSLAGGGSVLCEANSEIQNEGHQCNEALTVSESQVDNREQKEGADGVNARGETKTPDKNQSQEGLQQSMVASCPEKVSVRDIAQKMDHFEDSAELNDQQTMAERGKTIAIAPELGEEEGQ; encoded by the exons ATGTTTTTGAGGAAAGTTCTTTCACATCTTAATCTTTCAGATGCCCag gagCAAAGAAGACCAGCTGCCTCATCGATTGGTTATAGAGGTTTTGAG TTCTCGACTGGACGCAACTGGACAGCCGCAAAAGATATGCAGAGATACAGGCATTGTTATCCG GGTTTGAAAGAAAGGGAACCTGATGCTGAAGAGGAGGAGATGTGGAATTTAAGTTTTTACAAAAACGAAATTCACTTTTTGCCTCACG GCTTACTTATTGATGAGCTCCTTGAAGCTTGGCAGGAGGATTACGAGACTCTGGAAGAAAATCATTCTTATATACAATG GTTGTTTCCTTTGCGTGAACGTGGGATGAACTGGCGTGCAAAGCCTCTCACATGTAAAGAAATTCAG GCCTTTAAGAAATCCGAGGAAGTTATGCAAAGATTCATTAGAGCTTACAAACTCATGCTGGGTTTTTATGGAATAAACTTGATAGATCAAGGAACAGGAGAAGTGCAAAGAGCAGAAAACTGGTGTCAGAGATTCCGCAACCTTGATCG GTTTAGTCACAACAATTTGCGGATAACTCGTATTTTGAAGTGTCTGGGAGAGATGGGGTATGAACGCTATCAAGTATGCCTGGTTAAGTTTTTCCTAACAGAGACGCTTGTTTACCAAACACTCCCAAACGTTAAGAGAAGTGCCTTGGATTACTTCATCTTCACCATCAGAAACAAGCAGAAGCGAAGGGAACTGATACACTATGCATGGATGCACTTTAAACCTCAGAATAGGTTTGCATGGGGGCCTCATAAGAAACTCCAGAAATATAAACCTCCGTTAAAGTCTCAGCACTGCCAAAAGgctgaggaagagagggaatCCATCCAAGATAAAGAAGCAGTGGTAAAGAATGAAACCAATCCTCCAAACAGGGAGGAGAAAGTTGGAGATGCTGCATACCCCAAAACTAACAAGGTGACTGATGAATGTACCTCAGAGGAGCAAAGTAAGTGTGGTGCCATGTACGTTGCAGAGCGAGGAGACAACGTAGAGGAGAAAGAAGCCTCACTTCCCCAGCTAGAAGAGAAGGTTCTGAGTGAGGATCTTGTGGGCATGGGGCGTGGAGCAGAGAGTGAATGCCTAAAGGAAAGCAAGAAAAGAAAGCTTGAGATGAGCAGATTAACTGGTAAGTGCACAGGGCTATTGAAAAGTCCCACTGATATTGAGAAGATCTCTTATAACCTCGGGGAATTTGCTATCAATCAAGAGACCACGGAGACTCATCCAGCATTGCCAGAAAAGGGTGACCAAGTAACAGCTGAAGAAGGCGACGTCAGTAGTGAAGACTTAAAGGCGTCTGAGTCATCTGATGCACCTGTAAAAAGAAGGAAAGTTGATGAGGCAATGCCAGAAAACAGTACCGTAAATGTGGCAATAAACCTGGACACTGACACCACTACCTGCAACGTCCAAGCAACAAAGCCAGGGACCAtgggctgtggggctgagaaAGGAGAAGTTAGTGAGGAAGACAAGGTTGTGGAAGAAATTAATGTTAAAACTGAGAATGATGCTGAAGGTGCAAATGTGAATTCATTGCCTGGTTCTGAGACTAATGAGTCTGGCTTGCCTTCTCTGGCAGGTGGTGGCTCAGTCCTATGTGAAGCAAATTCAGAAATACAAAATGAGGGGCATCAATGTAATGAAGCTCTAACAGTAAGTGAAAGCCAGGTAGATAACAGAGAACAGAAAGAAGGGGCAGACGGTGTCAATGCAAGAGGGGAAACAAAAACCCCAGACAAGAACCAGAGCCAAGAGGGTCTTCAGCAGAGCATGGTGGCATCTTGTCCTGAAAAAGTCAGTGTTAGGGACATAGCACAAAAAATGGATCACTTTGAGGATTCAGCAGAACTGAatgatcagcagacaatggcagagCGTGGAAAAACCATTGCGATAGcaccagagctgggggaggaggaaggacagTGA
- the OGFR gene encoding opioid growth factor receptor isoform X1 — MAAWMRFGGLEDGEKKEWCSWEYDSTWESEEEEEEEEGKEPQEARADRKEEESLSGWLRVSHQASGAQSRWYCFIRTTYMFLRKVLSHLNLSDAQEQRRPAASSIGYRGFEFSTGRNWTAAKDMQRYRHCYPGLKEREPDAEEEEMWNLSFYKNEIHFLPHGLLIDELLEAWQEDYETLEENHSYIQWLFPLRERGMNWRAKPLTCKEIQAFKKSEEVMQRFIRAYKLMLGFYGINLIDQGTGEVQRAENWCQRFRNLDRFSHNNLRITRILKCLGEMGYERYQVCLVKFFLTETLVYQTLPNVKRSALDYFIFTIRNKQKRRELIHYAWMHFKPQNRFAWGPHKKLQKYKPPLKSQHCQKAEEERESIQDKEAVVKNETNPPNREEKVGDAAYPKTNKVTDECTSEEQSKCGAMYVAERGDNVEEKEASLPQLEEKVLSEDLVGMGRGAESECLKESKKRKLEMSRLTGKCTGLLKSPTDIEKISYNLGEFAINQETTETHPALPEKGDQVTAEEGDVSSEDLKASESSDAPVKRRKVDEAMPENSTVNVAINLDTDTTTCNVQATKPGTMGCGAEKGEVSEEDKVVEEINVKTENDAEGANVNSLPGSETNESGLPSLAGGGSVLCEANSEIQNEGHQCNEALTVSESQVDNREQKEGADGVNARGETKTPDKNQSQEGLQQSMVASCPEKVSVRDIAQKMDHFEDSAELNDQQTMAERGKTIAIAPELGEEEGQ; from the exons ATGGCGGCGTGGATGAGGTTCGGGGGGCTGGAGGATGGCGAGAAGAAAGAGTGGTGCTCCTGGGAGTACGACTCCACCTGGGAaagcgaggaggaggaagaggaagaagaagggaAGGAGCCGCAGGAGGCCCGAGCCgacagaaaggaggaggagtCCTTGTCAGGGTGGTTGAGAGTCTCCCACCAGGCCAGCGGCGCACAG TCTAGATGGTATTGTTTTATCAGGACGACCTATATGTTTTTGAGGAAAGTTCTTTCACATCTTAATCTTTCAGATGCCCag gagCAAAGAAGACCAGCTGCCTCATCGATTGGTTATAGAGGTTTTGAG TTCTCGACTGGACGCAACTGGACAGCCGCAAAAGATATGCAGAGATACAGGCATTGTTATCCG GGTTTGAAAGAAAGGGAACCTGATGCTGAAGAGGAGGAGATGTGGAATTTAAGTTTTTACAAAAACGAAATTCACTTTTTGCCTCACG GCTTACTTATTGATGAGCTCCTTGAAGCTTGGCAGGAGGATTACGAGACTCTGGAAGAAAATCATTCTTATATACAATG GTTGTTTCCTTTGCGTGAACGTGGGATGAACTGGCGTGCAAAGCCTCTCACATGTAAAGAAATTCAG GCCTTTAAGAAATCCGAGGAAGTTATGCAAAGATTCATTAGAGCTTACAAACTCATGCTGGGTTTTTATGGAATAAACTTGATAGATCAAGGAACAGGAGAAGTGCAAAGAGCAGAAAACTGGTGTCAGAGATTCCGCAACCTTGATCG GTTTAGTCACAACAATTTGCGGATAACTCGTATTTTGAAGTGTCTGGGAGAGATGGGGTATGAACGCTATCAAGTATGCCTGGTTAAGTTTTTCCTAACAGAGACGCTTGTTTACCAAACACTCCCAAACGTTAAGAGAAGTGCCTTGGATTACTTCATCTTCACCATCAGAAACAAGCAGAAGCGAAGGGAACTGATACACTATGCATGGATGCACTTTAAACCTCAGAATAGGTTTGCATGGGGGCCTCATAAGAAACTCCAGAAATATAAACCTCCGTTAAAGTCTCAGCACTGCCAAAAGgctgaggaagagagggaatCCATCCAAGATAAAGAAGCAGTGGTAAAGAATGAAACCAATCCTCCAAACAGGGAGGAGAAAGTTGGAGATGCTGCATACCCCAAAACTAACAAGGTGACTGATGAATGTACCTCAGAGGAGCAAAGTAAGTGTGGTGCCATGTACGTTGCAGAGCGAGGAGACAACGTAGAGGAGAAAGAAGCCTCACTTCCCCAGCTAGAAGAGAAGGTTCTGAGTGAGGATCTTGTGGGCATGGGGCGTGGAGCAGAGAGTGAATGCCTAAAGGAAAGCAAGAAAAGAAAGCTTGAGATGAGCAGATTAACTGGTAAGTGCACAGGGCTATTGAAAAGTCCCACTGATATTGAGAAGATCTCTTATAACCTCGGGGAATTTGCTATCAATCAAGAGACCACGGAGACTCATCCAGCATTGCCAGAAAAGGGTGACCAAGTAACAGCTGAAGAAGGCGACGTCAGTAGTGAAGACTTAAAGGCGTCTGAGTCATCTGATGCACCTGTAAAAAGAAGGAAAGTTGATGAGGCAATGCCAGAAAACAGTACCGTAAATGTGGCAATAAACCTGGACACTGACACCACTACCTGCAACGTCCAAGCAACAAAGCCAGGGACCAtgggctgtggggctgagaaAGGAGAAGTTAGTGAGGAAGACAAGGTTGTGGAAGAAATTAATGTTAAAACTGAGAATGATGCTGAAGGTGCAAATGTGAATTCATTGCCTGGTTCTGAGACTAATGAGTCTGGCTTGCCTTCTCTGGCAGGTGGTGGCTCAGTCCTATGTGAAGCAAATTCAGAAATACAAAATGAGGGGCATCAATGTAATGAAGCTCTAACAGTAAGTGAAAGCCAGGTAGATAACAGAGAACAGAAAGAAGGGGCAGACGGTGTCAATGCAAGAGGGGAAACAAAAACCCCAGACAAGAACCAGAGCCAAGAGGGTCTTCAGCAGAGCATGGTGGCATCTTGTCCTGAAAAAGTCAGTGTTAGGGACATAGCACAAAAAATGGATCACTTTGAGGATTCAGCAGAACTGAatgatcagcagacaatggcagagCGTGGAAAAACCATTGCGATAGcaccagagctgggggaggaggaaggacagTGA
- the OGFR gene encoding opioid growth factor receptor isoform X3 — translation MAAWMRFGGLEDGEKKEWCSWEYDSTWESEEEEEEEEGKEPQEARADRKEEESLSGWLRVSHQASGAQEQRRPAASSIGYRGFEFSTGRNWTAAKDMQRYRHCYPGLKEREPDAEEEEMWNLSFYKNEIHFLPHGLLIDELLEAWQEDYETLEENHSYIQWLFPLRERGMNWRAKPLTCKEIQAFKKSEEVMQRFIRAYKLMLGFYGINLIDQGTGEVQRAENWCQRFRNLDRFSHNNLRITRILKCLGEMGYERYQVCLVKFFLTETLVYQTLPNVKRSALDYFIFTIRNKQKRRELIHYAWMHFKPQNRFAWGPHKKLQKYKPPLKSQHCQKAEEERESIQDKEAVVKNETNPPNREEKVGDAAYPKTNKVTDECTSEEQSKCGAMYVAERGDNVEEKEASLPQLEEKVLSEDLVGMGRGAESECLKESKKRKLEMSRLTGKCTGLLKSPTDIEKISYNLGEFAINQETTETHPALPEKGDQVTAEEGDVSSEDLKASESSDAPVKRRKVDEAMPENSTVNVAINLDTDTTTCNVQATKPGTMGCGAEKGEVSEEDKVVEEINVKTENDAEGANVNSLPGSETNESGLPSLAGGGSVLCEANSEIQNEGHQCNEALTVSESQVDNREQKEGADGVNARGETKTPDKNQSQEGLQQSMVASCPEKVSVRDIAQKMDHFEDSAELNDQQTMAERGKTIAIAPELGEEEGQ, via the exons ATGGCGGCGTGGATGAGGTTCGGGGGGCTGGAGGATGGCGAGAAGAAAGAGTGGTGCTCCTGGGAGTACGACTCCACCTGGGAaagcgaggaggaggaagaggaagaagaagggaAGGAGCCGCAGGAGGCCCGAGCCgacagaaaggaggaggagtCCTTGTCAGGGTGGTTGAGAGTCTCCCACCAGGCCAGCGGCGCACAG gagCAAAGAAGACCAGCTGCCTCATCGATTGGTTATAGAGGTTTTGAG TTCTCGACTGGACGCAACTGGACAGCCGCAAAAGATATGCAGAGATACAGGCATTGTTATCCG GGTTTGAAAGAAAGGGAACCTGATGCTGAAGAGGAGGAGATGTGGAATTTAAGTTTTTACAAAAACGAAATTCACTTTTTGCCTCACG GCTTACTTATTGATGAGCTCCTTGAAGCTTGGCAGGAGGATTACGAGACTCTGGAAGAAAATCATTCTTATATACAATG GTTGTTTCCTTTGCGTGAACGTGGGATGAACTGGCGTGCAAAGCCTCTCACATGTAAAGAAATTCAG GCCTTTAAGAAATCCGAGGAAGTTATGCAAAGATTCATTAGAGCTTACAAACTCATGCTGGGTTTTTATGGAATAAACTTGATAGATCAAGGAACAGGAGAAGTGCAAAGAGCAGAAAACTGGTGTCAGAGATTCCGCAACCTTGATCG GTTTAGTCACAACAATTTGCGGATAACTCGTATTTTGAAGTGTCTGGGAGAGATGGGGTATGAACGCTATCAAGTATGCCTGGTTAAGTTTTTCCTAACAGAGACGCTTGTTTACCAAACACTCCCAAACGTTAAGAGAAGTGCCTTGGATTACTTCATCTTCACCATCAGAAACAAGCAGAAGCGAAGGGAACTGATACACTATGCATGGATGCACTTTAAACCTCAGAATAGGTTTGCATGGGGGCCTCATAAGAAACTCCAGAAATATAAACCTCCGTTAAAGTCTCAGCACTGCCAAAAGgctgaggaagagagggaatCCATCCAAGATAAAGAAGCAGTGGTAAAGAATGAAACCAATCCTCCAAACAGGGAGGAGAAAGTTGGAGATGCTGCATACCCCAAAACTAACAAGGTGACTGATGAATGTACCTCAGAGGAGCAAAGTAAGTGTGGTGCCATGTACGTTGCAGAGCGAGGAGACAACGTAGAGGAGAAAGAAGCCTCACTTCCCCAGCTAGAAGAGAAGGTTCTGAGTGAGGATCTTGTGGGCATGGGGCGTGGAGCAGAGAGTGAATGCCTAAAGGAAAGCAAGAAAAGAAAGCTTGAGATGAGCAGATTAACTGGTAAGTGCACAGGGCTATTGAAAAGTCCCACTGATATTGAGAAGATCTCTTATAACCTCGGGGAATTTGCTATCAATCAAGAGACCACGGAGACTCATCCAGCATTGCCAGAAAAGGGTGACCAAGTAACAGCTGAAGAAGGCGACGTCAGTAGTGAAGACTTAAAGGCGTCTGAGTCATCTGATGCACCTGTAAAAAGAAGGAAAGTTGATGAGGCAATGCCAGAAAACAGTACCGTAAATGTGGCAATAAACCTGGACACTGACACCACTACCTGCAACGTCCAAGCAACAAAGCCAGGGACCAtgggctgtggggctgagaaAGGAGAAGTTAGTGAGGAAGACAAGGTTGTGGAAGAAATTAATGTTAAAACTGAGAATGATGCTGAAGGTGCAAATGTGAATTCATTGCCTGGTTCTGAGACTAATGAGTCTGGCTTGCCTTCTCTGGCAGGTGGTGGCTCAGTCCTATGTGAAGCAAATTCAGAAATACAAAATGAGGGGCATCAATGTAATGAAGCTCTAACAGTAAGTGAAAGCCAGGTAGATAACAGAGAACAGAAAGAAGGGGCAGACGGTGTCAATGCAAGAGGGGAAACAAAAACCCCAGACAAGAACCAGAGCCAAGAGGGTCTTCAGCAGAGCATGGTGGCATCTTGTCCTGAAAAAGTCAGTGTTAGGGACATAGCACAAAAAATGGATCACTTTGAGGATTCAGCAGAACTGAatgatcagcagacaatggcagagCGTGGAAAAACCATTGCGATAGcaccagagctgggggaggaggaaggacagTGA